One segment of Anomalospiza imberbis isolate Cuckoo-Finch-1a 21T00152 chromosome 2, ASM3175350v1, whole genome shotgun sequence DNA contains the following:
- the KPNA3 gene encoding importin subunit alpha-4 gives MAENAAATGLESHRIKSFKNKGRDAETMRRHRNEVTIELRKNKRDEHLLKKRNVPQEESLEDSDVDADFKAQNVTLEAILQNATSDNPVIQLSAVQAARKLLSSDRNPPIDDLIKSGILPILVKCLERDDNPSLQFEAAWALTNIASGTSAQTQAVVQSNAVPLFLRLLHSPHQNVCEQAVWALGNIIGDGPQCRDYVISLGVVKPLLSFINPSIPITFLRNVTWVIVNLCRNKDPPPPMETVQEILPALCVLIYHTDINILVDTVWALSYLTDGGNEQIQMVIDSGVVPFLVPLLSHQEVKVQTAALRAVGNIVTGTDEQTQVVLNCDVLSYFPHLLTHPKEKINKEAVWFLSNITAGNQQQVQAVIDAGLIPMIIHQLAKGDFGTQKEAAWAISNLTISGRKDQVEYLVQQNVIPPFCNLLSVKDSQVVQVVLDGLKNILIMAGDEASTIAEIIEECGGLEKIEALQQHENEDIYKLAFEIIDQYFSGDDIDEDPSLIPEATQGGTYNFDPTANLQTKEFNF, from the exons ATGGCCGAGAACGCCGCCGCCACCGGCCTGGAGAGCCACCGCATCAAGAGCTTCAAGAACAAGGGCCGCGACGCGGAG acTATGAGAAGACACAGAAATGAAGTTACAATTGAATTGCGGAAG AACAAAAGAGATGAACatcttttgaaaaaaagaaatgttcctCAAGAGGAAAGCTTAGAAGATTCTGATGTTGATGCTGACTTCAAAGCA caaAATGTAACACTAGAAGCTATACTGCAG aatgcCACAAGTGACAACCCAGTGATCCAACTGAGTGCTGTCCAAGCTGcaag AAAACTCCTATCCAGTGACAGAAATCCACCTATTGATGACTTAATAAAATCTGGAATTTTACCAATTCTGGTAAAATGCCTAGAAAGGGATGATAA TCCTTCATTACAATTTGAAGCTGCATGGGCACTGACTAACATAGCATCAGGCACTTCTGCACAGACTCAAGCTGTTGTACAGTCAA ATGCAGTCCCCCTCTTCTTGAGACTACTTCATTCACCACATCAGAATGTTTGTGAGCAAGCTGTCTGGGCTCTCGGAAATATTATAG GTGATGGTCCTCAGTGTAGAGATTATGTCATATCACTGGGAGTTGTCAAACCTCTTCTGTCCTTCATCAATCCCTCCATTCCCATCACCTTCCTTCGGAACGTCACATGGGTCATTGTAAATCTCTGCAGGAATAAGGACCCCCCACCGCCTATGGAGACAGTTCAGGAG ATTTTGCCGGCATTGTGTGTTCTCATTTACCACACTGATATAAAC ATTCTTGTGGACACTGTTTGGGCTTTGTCCTACTTAACAGATGGTGGAAATGAACAGATACAAATGGTGATTGATTCGGGAGTTGTACCTTTTCTAGTTCCCCTTCTGAGTCATCAGGAGGTTAAAGTTCAA acagcagcactgagagcagTAGGCAACATAGTAACTGGTACTGATGAGCAGACACAAGTTGTTCTCAATTGTGATGTTTTGTCTTATTTCCCACATCTCCTGACGCATCCAAAAGAGAAGATAAACAAG GAAGCAGTTTGGTTCCTTTCCAATATCACAGCAGGAAACCAGCAACAAGTTCAGGCTGTAATAGATGCTGGGCTAATCCCCATGATCATACACCAGCTGGCTAAG gggGACTTCGGGACACAAAAGGAAGCTGCTTGGGCAATTAGCAATTTGACAATAAGTGGGAGAAAAGATCAG gTTGAATACCTTGTTCAACAAAATGTAATCCCACCGTTCTGCAATCTACTCTCAGTAAAGGATTCTCAAGTGGTGCAGGTGGTGCTGGATGGCCTGAAAAACATCCTGATAATGGCTGGTGATGAGGCCAGCACAATAGCTGAAATTATAGAAGAGTGTGGAG gATTAGAGAAAATCGAAGCCTTGCAACAGCATGAGAATGAAGACATTTATAAACTAGCATTTGAAATTATAGATCAATATTTCTCTGGTGATGAT ATCGATGAAGACCCCAGTCTCATTCCTGAAGCCACTCAAGGAGGTACTTACAACTTCGACCCAACGGCCAACCTTCAAacaaaagaatttaatttttaa